The Vibrio navarrensis genome has a segment encoding these proteins:
- the thiC gene encoding phosphomethylpyrimidine synthase ThiC, whose product MSNRKQARLEAKQFIDTLSVQAYPNSNKIYVEGSRPDIRVPMREISLADSLIGGSKDAPILAPNEPIRVYDTSGVYTDPQHTIDLYSGLPKLREGWIAERGDTEVLDEVSSTYTKQRLDDETLDELRYGNLPRIRCAKTGYCVTQLHYARKGIITPEMEFIALRENMGRAQYCDEVLTQQHSGQSFGANLPKEITAEFVRREVAEGRAIIPSNINHPESEPMIIGRNFLVKVNANIGNSSVTSSIEEEVEKLVWATRWGGDTVMDLSTGRNIHETREWILRNSPVPIGTVPMYQALEKVNGIAENLNWEVMRDTLIEQAEQGVDYFTIHAGLLLRYIPMTAKRVTGIVSRGGSIIAKWCLAHHQESFLYTHFREICEICAIYDVALSLGDGLRPGSVADANDEAQFAELRTLGELTKIAWEYDVQVIIEGPGHVPMHMIKENMDEQLKHCHEAPFYTLGPLTTDIAPGYDHITSGIGAAMIGWYGCAMLCYVTPKEHLGLPNKEDVQTGLITYKLAAHAADLAKGHPGAQVRDNALSKARFEFRWQDQFNLSLDPDTARAYHDETLPQESGKVAHFCSMCGPKFCSMKISQEVREYAKDLQTAEGEAIEIKLIDDPLEGMRQKSAEFKASGSELYHPAAMANVEE is encoded by the coding sequence ATGTCGAATCGCAAGCAAGCGAGACTGGAAGCCAAACAGTTCATTGATACTCTTTCAGTACAAGCGTACCCCAATTCCAACAAAATTTATGTCGAAGGTTCTCGGCCTGATATTCGAGTGCCAATGCGTGAAATATCGCTGGCGGATAGCCTTATCGGTGGTTCAAAAGATGCCCCTATTTTGGCGCCCAATGAGCCGATTAGAGTCTACGATACGTCTGGCGTTTATACCGATCCACAGCACACTATTGACCTCTATAGCGGTTTGCCCAAGCTAAGAGAGGGCTGGATTGCCGAACGTGGTGACACTGAAGTTCTCGATGAAGTGAGCTCGACCTACACCAAACAGCGTTTAGACGACGAGACGTTGGACGAGTTACGTTACGGCAATTTACCGCGTATTCGTTGTGCCAAAACGGGGTATTGTGTTACGCAATTGCATTACGCACGTAAGGGCATTATCACGCCCGAGATGGAATTCATTGCGCTGCGTGAGAATATGGGCAGAGCACAATATTGCGATGAGGTATTAACTCAGCAGCATTCCGGGCAGAGTTTTGGAGCCAATCTTCCTAAGGAAATTACCGCAGAATTTGTCCGCCGAGAAGTGGCAGAAGGACGTGCGATTATCCCTTCCAATATCAATCACCCTGAGTCTGAGCCAATGATCATTGGCCGTAACTTCCTGGTCAAAGTGAACGCTAACATTGGCAACTCTTCAGTCACATCTTCAATTGAAGAAGAAGTGGAAAAGCTGGTTTGGGCAACGCGCTGGGGTGGCGATACCGTCATGGATCTCTCTACAGGACGTAACATTCACGAAACTCGCGAGTGGATCCTGCGCAATAGCCCAGTGCCAATTGGTACAGTCCCTATGTACCAAGCTTTAGAGAAGGTAAATGGTATTGCGGAAAATCTAAACTGGGAAGTGATGCGCGATACACTGATTGAACAGGCAGAGCAGGGCGTTGATTATTTCACTATCCATGCCGGCCTATTGTTGCGTTATATTCCGATGACGGCGAAGCGTGTGACCGGGATTGTCTCTCGTGGCGGCTCCATCATTGCCAAGTGGTGTCTGGCACACCATCAAGAGAGTTTTTTGTATACCCACTTCCGGGAAATCTGCGAGATTTGTGCGATATATGATGTAGCGCTTTCTTTGGGGGATGGCCTGCGTCCCGGCTCCGTTGCGGATGCGAACGATGAAGCGCAGTTTGCTGAGCTAAGAACGCTGGGAGAATTGACTAAGATTGCTTGGGAATACGACGTTCAGGTGATTATCGAAGGCCCTGGGCATGTGCCGATGCACATGATCAAAGAGAACATGGACGAACAGCTTAAGCATTGTCATGAAGCGCCGTTTTATACCCTTGGCCCGTTAACCACGGATATTGCCCCCGGTTATGACCACATCACCTCTGGGATTGGCGCGGCGATGATAGGTTGGTATGGCTGCGCGATGCTTTGTTATGTAACGCCAAAAGAACATCTTGGGCTGCCCAATAAAGAAGATGTGCAAACAGGGCTAATTACCTACAAACTGGCCGCGCATGCTGCGGACTTAGCTAAGGGTCATCCGGGAGCTCAAGTGCGTGACAACGCGTTATCAAAAGCCCGTTTTGAGTTCCGCTGGCAAGACCAATTCAATCTGTCGCTCGATCCGGATACTGCTCGTGCTTATCACGATGAAACGCTACCACAAGAATCGGGCAAGGTTGCCCATTTCTGTTCTATGTGTGGACCCAAATTCTGTTCGATGAAAATCTCTCAAGAAGTCCGTGAGTACGCCAAGGACTTACAAACGGCTGAAGGTGAAGCGATTGAAATTAAGCTGATTGACGATCCACTGGAAGGAATGCGACAAAAATCGGCAGAGTTTAAAGCCTCTGGCTCAGAGCTCTATCACCCTGCTGCCATGGCCAATGTGGAGGAATAA
- the crcB gene encoding fluoride efflux transporter CrcB, whose protein sequence is MGQLAILGFIALGGAFGACSRYLVSELCVLLLGRGFPYGTLTVNVVGSFVMGLLIAAFESEMLATEPWRQVIGLGFLGALTTFSTFSMDNVLLMQQGAFLKMGLNILLNVTLSVGAAWLGFQLLKQ, encoded by the coding sequence ATGGGGCAACTGGCTATATTGGGGTTTATCGCTTTAGGGGGGGCTTTTGGTGCCTGCTCTCGTTATCTGGTGTCTGAGCTCTGTGTTTTATTACTTGGGCGCGGTTTTCCCTATGGAACCTTGACTGTGAACGTTGTCGGGTCATTTGTGATGGGGCTTTTGATCGCTGCATTCGAAAGCGAAATGCTCGCGACTGAACCTTGGCGGCAAGTTATCGGTTTGGGCTTTCTTGGTGCCTTGACGACCTTTTCGACGTTCTCCATGGACAACGTGCTGCTGATGCAGCAGGGTGCTTTCCTTAAGATGGGGTTGAATATTCTGCTCAATGTTACTCTAAGTGTTGGCGCTGCATGGCTTGGATTTCAGCTCTTAAAGCAGTGA
- a CDS encoding IS630 family transposase produces the protein MDNLNNINFKKLASQQKSIQMKMRLLALAHFKEGHSRTQIAKFLMVSRTSVNKWVHTFLEEGLQGLKEKPRTGRPPFLTSEQREQLSQYIKDKANDTQGGRLTGADIHAYIVKEFGQHYHPDSIYYLLEHMGLSWITSRSKHPKQSQEVQDDFKKNSKLKRS, from the coding sequence ATGGATAACCTTAATAATATCAACTTCAAAAAACTCGCTAGCCAGCAAAAATCCATTCAAATGAAAATGAGATTACTGGCTCTTGCTCATTTCAAAGAGGGACACTCTCGCACCCAAATCGCCAAGTTTCTTATGGTGAGCCGAACCAGTGTTAATAAGTGGGTTCACACTTTTCTTGAAGAAGGATTACAAGGGCTGAAGGAAAAGCCAAGAACGGGACGACCCCCCTTCTTAACTTCTGAGCAAAGAGAGCAGTTGAGCCAATACATAAAAGATAAAGCCAATGATACACAAGGCGGACGACTGACTGGGGCCGACATCCACGCTTATATCGTGAAAGAATTTGGCCAGCACTACCACCCTGACTCTATCTATTACCTGCTCGAGCACATGGGCTTGTCATGGATAACTTCCCGCTCAAAACACCCCAAGCAATCTCAAGAAGTCCAAGACGATTTTAAAAAAAATTCAAAATTGAAACGATCCTGA